The region CCACCTTCACCACCACACCCAAATGTTTACTTAATGCAATCCCGACTTCCTATCTAAAGTTATGTTCACTATGGTTCATAACCAGCAGATCATTCAGCAACATCACTGTCTGTGTTCTACCATCTCACTTCACGTGTCAAAGCTGTTACAACCTGTCTACAATTTAGGTCAGACATCCCTGCATTCGTTTGTCATTCTCACGTGAAGCTTCAAAAATCCCTGTGGCTATGGGATTATTATTTATCTTGTCCTTTTGTTTAGTCTCtgcctgttttatttatttatttattttacctttatttaaccaggcaagtcagttaagaacaaattcttattttcaatgacggccttggaacagtgggttaactacctgctcagtggcagaacgacagagttgtaccttgtcagctcggggatttgaacttgcaacctttcggttactagtgcaACGCTTAACATGCCCCATGTTCCTGTGCTGAAGATTGGCCCAGACATGCCCCatgggggatgaccgcggcagctttccaatctttagtgTCCACTAAAATGACATGTTATGAGTCTTAAGAGATagtgaagagtcttggtggttccaatctttttccatttaagaatgatcaaggccactgtgttcttggggaccttcaatactgcagaagtgttttggtgcccttccccagagctgttccttgacacaatcctgtctcggagctctaagacTCTTCCTATAGTGAGAGAAAGTTATCTTGGTACATTTCTTCATCTTTGGCTGACTATTCCTGTGGACTACAAGGTCTCCCAGCCAATGACCTCCGTGCACTTGACCCTGCGATGAACAGCTGTCATGTTGTAACTTCCTGATACCATGGAGGGGTTTTCCAGTATGTTCAAAGCATGTTGACACTATTACTGTTAAGGCCCTCATAGCTCTCATACGGGCCATTCCACAGTAACAGAATTGTGCTGAGACTCAGAtatttcacttaaaatgtatgccaaacaaagcTACTGACAGGAAGTCCTACTGCAAATTAATTTTGGCCCACACTCTTCGTTGGAatgttccctctctgttcctctgtagtcAACCGACCGGGGAGTTTCAGTAGTAGAAAGACAGACCTCTATCTTCAATGACTGGCATTTGTAGATAGacagcctgagggcacacacgcgcacacacaaccTTGCATGGATAATTGAACATCTCATTTGATAAGAAAAAAACAGATACCGTAAACTCCAATGATCTGCCACCATTACAGAGGTGGGCGAGATTGATTGACAGACAAGGAAATAGAGATAAAGACCGAGAAGGaagaatggagggagacagagtgaaataaggaaggagagagagaaggaaggaggcagagagagagagagagagagggagagagggagagaaggagggagagagagagaaggagggagagagagagagaaagaaggagggagagagggagagaaggagggagagagagctggagggagagagagaaaaaggaggggggagggagagagagagtaggagagagggagggagggagggataataATATAAAGATTAAGGTGAATTTACGGGATTAAGGCGGAGTCTTTCACTTTGTTCCAAGTCatagtgaaagagaaagagacagtcagGTGTATAAATACACCTGTACCTCTCAGCATTCTCCCACTCTCTGTCATCCTCAGACTCTCTCATcctcaggctctctctctctgtcaccctcagactctctgtcatcctcagactctctctctctgtcatcctcagACTCTCTCATcctcaggctctctctctctgtcatcctcagactctctgtcatcctcagactctctgtcaccctcagactctctgtcatcctcagactctctctctctgtcatcctcagACTCTCTGTCATCCTCAGACTCTCTGTCATCCTCAGACTCTCTGTCATCCTCAGACTCTCTGAAGCACAGCTCTCAAAGCAGTAATATGGCAGCTCTTCTCTTCATTGCAACAATCTGCTTGGGCTACGCAGCAggtaaaagacacacacacacacacacacacacacacacacacacacacacacacacacacacacacacacacacacacacacacacacacacacacacacacacacacacacacacacacacacacacacacacacacacacacacagggacagaagAGTCCGCAGGAAACATTCCTCTGCAGTGATTGACTTAGAAAGTTGCACCAGCCTGGGGTAGTTACACAAGTAGAGCCTGGATCACCCATATtggcctctctctatctctctctctctctctctctctagttctctctctctctctctctctctctctctctctctcgttctctctctcgctctctctctctctctctctctctcaggccatGTTTTTTTCATCTTCTATCTCTTCTTTGACCATtctcacccccttctctctctgtctctctctcctgcagcaTTCTCAGAGGTACCCGTGGACTGCTGTCTGTCAACCACTGACATCCGTTTCCCTCGCCACTTTAAGATGGTCTCCTACCTGCTGCAGACTACAGACAGAGGCTGTGACATCGATGCCACTGTGTAAGTATCTTCCTCTCTAAGACAAATTACTTCTCTTCCACTATATGTAGGCTACTTAGCATCTCTTCCACTATATGTAGGCTACTTAGCATCTCATTGTATTTTCAGGCTGAATAGAACTGTTATTAACATGATATGACACATGTTATAAGCATACAAGAGCACGATTCCAAGTGTATTACAATCCCTAGTTTTAGAAACCACATTACTTAAAGGCTAGTTTCAGGTCTTGTCTTACACTCCTAGGCAGTTTGGAGGCCTGCCAGATTCTGCTCCCCATCAGTGGCTCACTGATCTCACTAGGTGGTGCCTGGAGCACTTTTTGGCAATCGCCTGTCTGATACTGTTGTGGATATTGATGATTATCTTTGATACGGATCTATTTGTAAATCGTATCCCTCCAGATTTATCACCAAGACAGGGGCGAGACTGTGCTCGCCCCATCCCGCAGAGAGCAAGTGGGTGTCAGACTACGTCAAACGTCTGGAGCGAACCATCTCCCTCCGGAGAGCTAActcacctcaggagtaaatgagGTTAGTTGTTACTCTATGTTCACACACGTAACAAATGAAATAATATCCTACTTTCCTGTGCTTGTC is a window of Oncorhynchus kisutch isolate 150728-3 linkage group LG3, Okis_V2, whole genome shotgun sequence DNA encoding:
- the ccl19a.2 gene encoding C-C motif chemokine 19a.2, which codes for MEGDRAESFTLFQVIVKEKETVRCINTPVPLSILPLSVILRLSHPQALSLCHPQTLCHPQTLSLCHPQTLSSSGSLSLSSSDSLSSSDSLSPSDSLSSSDSLSLSSSDSLSSSDSLSSSDSLSSSDSLKHSSQSSNMAALLFIATICLGYAAAFSEVPVDCCLSTTDIRFPRHFKMVSYLLQTTDRGCDIDATVFITKTGARLCSPHPAESKWVSDYVKRLERTISLRRANSPQE